A genome region from Bemisia tabaci chromosome 3, PGI_BMITA_v3 includes the following:
- the LOC109042547 gene encoding uncharacterized protein isoform X1: MYLEVQTFVFVPALILIVLCPRSESSTDSPSPSDDSLSSKSAPDLYINALETFDAANPSNTVHCCSKLTSAVQALLKDTDARRWDQLMAPLFAFANTRKDLFPDVQYRLNFYLPYMPRIDVLFQRKDGTVFVFTWNLPRVCKALRTIQREHEGQIFYRPVRKAVTHTVIGAFFFDKVETGRFGALKGVNARFLVDTFDEKKEISINVTAQRDGKRWS; this comes from the exons atGTACCTCGAGGTCCAAACGTTCGTGTTTGTTCCAGCTTTAATTTTAATAGTG TTGTGTCCACGTTCGGAATCTTCAACCGACAGTCCATCACCCTCTGACGATTCACTAAGCAGCAAGTCAGCGCCTGACTTATACATCAACGCTCTGGAAACATTTGATGCCGCAAACCCCTCGAACACCGTCCACTGCTGCAGCAAACTGACCTCCGCCGTTCAAGCCCTGCTGAAGGACACAGACGCCCGCCGCTGGGACCAGCTCATGGCCCCCCTCTTCGCTTTCGCTAACACACGTAAAGATCTATTTCCAGATGTACAATACCGTCTTAACTTCTACCTCCCGTACATGCCCAGAATTGATGTCTTGTTCCAGCGTAAAGATGGCACGGTTTTTGTGTTTACATGGAATCTACCGCGAGTTTGCAAAGCTCTAAGGACAATCCAGAGGGAACACGAAGGCCAGATTTTTTATCGGCCCGTGAGAAAAGCAGTTACGCATACTGTAATTGGGGCCTTCTTCTTCGATAAAGTAGAAACTGGTCGATTTGGCGCGCTGAAAGGTGTTAATGCAAGGTTTCTTGTAGATACTTTTGATGAGAAGAAAGAAATAAGTATCAACGTGACTGCACAAAGGGATGGGAAGCGTTGGTCGTAA
- the LOC109042547 gene encoding uncharacterized protein isoform X2, with translation MDLWVLHSIVVSIFIAATWSVGNQTSSKGISTSEDRSEGYIRALETFDVNNFKNSCKVLTSAVKALLELFDPTRWDQLDAPLYVLPKLRQESFSDVTYHRCCRLGSGTVLRVDILIYRVDGLTFAINRWPIAELMDSFKKNSRINETGLFYRNDNQLIKHAVFVGFIFNRTASSRRHGSKLLGFTATYLLDSYDKESSFVEHVMY, from the exons ATGGATTTGTGGGTCCTACACTCCATAGTTGTGTCTATTTTCATTGCAGCAACG TGGAGTGTAGGCAACCAAACGAGCTCAAAAGGTATCTCAACATCTGAAGACAGATCAGAGGGGTACATCCGGGCACTGGAAACCTTTGATGTGAACAACTTTAAGAATAGCTGCAAAGTCCTGACATCAGCCGTTAAAGCTTTGCTTGAGTTGTTTGATCCAACACGATGGGATCAACTGGACGCTCCATTGTATGTGCTCCCCAAACTTCGACAGGAATCTTTTTCAGATGTTACGTATCATCGCTGTTGTAGATTGGGATCCGGCACAG TGCTCCGAGTCGATATATTGATATACAGGGTCGACGGATTGACTTTTGCCATCAACCGCTGGCCGATTGCAGAACTGATGGATTCTTTTAAAAAGAACTCACGAATAAATGAAACTGGGCTATTTTATCGAAATGATAATCAGCTAATCAAGCATGCAGTATTTGTTGGGTTCATTTTCAATCGAACAGCTTCCTCCAGACGGCATGGGAGCAAACTGTTAGGTTTTACTGCGACTTACCTCCTGGATAGTTATGACAAAGAAAGTAGTTTCGTAGAACATGTAATGTATTAA